Proteins from a genomic interval of Geodermatophilus obscurus DSM 43160:
- a CDS encoding acyl-CoA dehydrogenase yields the protein MSHYTANLRDLEFNLFEFLDTKDRFGTGPFAQMDTETARGVLAEVRRLAEGPIAASFADADRNPPVFDPATNSVTLPESFKGSVRAIEDGEWFSLDLPEHLGGFGAPHALTWAAFEMVLGANPAVFMYGSWAAFAAILDELGTPDQKRLARLMLQHKWGATMVLTEPDAGSDVGAGRTRAVRQDDGSWHLTGVKRFITSAEHDLSDNIVHLVLARPEGAGPGTKGLSLFVVPKFHVDLLTGALGERNGVYVTNVERKMGLKVSTTCELTFGDGPVPAKGWLVGEVHDGIAQMFEVIEHARMFVGAKAIATLSAGYQVALDYAKNRIQGADLTATGKDAPRVPITRHPDVRRSLMLQKSYAEGMRALYLYTATFRDQVTEAEAAGTADSEEARLAARVNDLLLPLVKGFGSERATQLLTAESLQTLGGSGYLQDYPIEQYIRDSKIDTLYEGTTAIQGQDFFFRKIVKDGGVALTWLAGRIQDTIDAEVGNGRLKEERAALATALGDVQAMLAALFGHLTAAQEDVTSLYKVGQNTSRLLLAAGDLITAWLLVRQAEVALGALAGEVTSADRHFYEGKLAAVRFFTTQVLPRLSSERVIVENTDNALMEVDEAAL from the coding sequence ATGAGCCACTACACCGCGAACCTGCGGGACCTCGAGTTCAACCTCTTCGAGTTCCTGGACACCAAGGACCGGTTCGGCACCGGGCCCTTCGCCCAGATGGACACCGAGACCGCGCGCGGCGTGCTGGCCGAGGTCCGCCGGCTGGCCGAGGGCCCGATCGCCGCCTCCTTCGCCGACGCCGACCGCAACCCGCCGGTGTTCGACCCGGCCACGAACTCCGTGACCCTGCCCGAGAGCTTCAAGGGGTCGGTGCGCGCCATCGAGGACGGCGAGTGGTTCTCCCTCGACCTGCCCGAGCACCTCGGCGGCTTCGGCGCCCCGCACGCCCTGACCTGGGCGGCCTTCGAGATGGTGCTCGGCGCCAACCCCGCCGTCTTCATGTACGGCTCCTGGGCCGCCTTCGCCGCGATCCTCGACGAGCTCGGCACCCCGGACCAGAAGCGGCTCGCCCGGCTCATGCTCCAGCACAAGTGGGGCGCCACCATGGTGCTCACCGAGCCCGACGCGGGCTCGGACGTCGGCGCCGGCCGGACGAGGGCCGTGCGGCAGGACGACGGCTCGTGGCACCTCACCGGCGTCAAGCGGTTCATCACCTCGGCCGAGCACGACCTGAGCGACAACATCGTCCACCTGGTGCTGGCCCGCCCCGAGGGTGCGGGGCCGGGCACCAAGGGGCTGTCGCTGTTCGTCGTCCCCAAGTTCCACGTCGACCTCTTGACCGGCGCGCTCGGCGAGCGCAACGGCGTGTACGTCACCAACGTCGAGAGGAAGATGGGCCTCAAGGTCTCCACGACCTGCGAGCTGACCTTCGGCGACGGGCCGGTGCCGGCCAAGGGGTGGCTGGTCGGCGAGGTGCACGACGGCATCGCGCAGATGTTCGAGGTCATCGAGCACGCCCGGATGTTCGTGGGCGCCAAGGCGATCGCCACGCTGTCGGCCGGCTACCAGGTGGCCCTCGACTACGCCAAGAACCGCATCCAGGGCGCCGACCTGACCGCGACCGGCAAGGACGCCCCGCGGGTCCCCATCACGAGGCACCCCGACGTCCGCCGCTCGTTGATGCTGCAGAAGTCCTACGCCGAGGGCATGCGGGCGCTGTACCTCTACACCGCGACCTTCCGCGACCAGGTCACCGAGGCCGAGGCCGCCGGCACGGCCGACAGCGAGGAGGCCCGGCTCGCCGCCCGCGTCAACGACCTGCTGCTGCCGCTGGTCAAGGGCTTCGGCTCCGAGCGGGCCACCCAGCTGCTCACCGCCGAGTCGCTGCAGACCCTGGGCGGCTCGGGCTACCTGCAGGACTACCCGATCGAGCAGTACATCCGCGATTCCAAGATCGACACCCTCTACGAGGGAACGACGGCAATCCAGGGCCAGGACTTCTTCTTCCGCAAGATCGTCAAGGACGGCGGCGTCGCGCTGACCTGGCTGGCCGGCCGGATCCAGGACACGATCGACGCCGAGGTGGGCAACGGCCGGCTCAAGGAGGAGCGCGCGGCCCTGGCCACCGCCCTCGGCGACGTGCAGGCCATGCTCGCCGCGCTGTTCGGCCACCTCACCGCAGCCCAGGAGGACGTCACCAGCCTCTACAAGGTCGGCCAGAACACCTCGCGGCTGCTGCTGGCGGCCGGCGACCTGATCACCGCGTGGCTTCTCGTGCGGCAGGCGGAGGTGGCGCTGGGCGCGCTGGCCGGCGAGGTGACGAGCGCGGACCGGCACTTCTACGAGGGCAAGCTCGCCGCCGTCCGCTTCTTCACCACCCAGGTGCTGCCCCGGCTGTCCTCGGAGCGGGTGATCGTCGAGAACACCGACAACGCGCTCATGGAGGTCGACGAGGCCGCGCTGTGA
- a CDS encoding sensor histidine kinase, whose translation MPTVARWWSSRTDPQRIDLYTRSSYYSTLVFVPVLLLFSVSPDWATSSTWQPLVLLGSSVVTTAACLVLTRRGFRDRTAGPDRPALLVALVAGLVTVLAALAATGAGPAPAAPWVAGLVSAAVLLALSVTVPTRPLVAGAAVTGVLAGAVTAAEGGPPATAVVVGASIGVAVGFFVTAFRFSVWILDVVLEMERSRAVQAQLAVAEERLRFARDLHDVMGRNLSAIAVKSQLAAELVRRGRDGAAEELADISRVAEESLREVRDVVRGYRRTDLPGELAGARSVLRAAGVGVTVTGEEDAVALPEPVQAALGWVVREAVTNVLRHSRASWCSVELHAVGGEAELRVANDGARGTETTWGNGLTGLAERLAAAGGRLSAGPDGDRFVLAATVPVGVPA comes from the coding sequence GTGCCGACCGTCGCTCGCTGGTGGAGCAGTCGCACCGACCCGCAGCGCATCGACCTCTACACCCGCTCCTCGTACTACTCGACGCTGGTGTTCGTCCCGGTCCTGCTGCTCTTCTCGGTGTCCCCGGACTGGGCGACCTCCTCCACGTGGCAGCCGCTGGTGCTCCTCGGCTCCTCGGTGGTCACGACGGCGGCGTGCCTCGTGCTCACCCGGCGCGGGTTCCGCGACCGCACCGCAGGCCCCGACCGGCCGGCTCTGCTGGTCGCCCTCGTCGCCGGCCTGGTCACCGTCCTGGCGGCGCTGGCCGCCACGGGAGCGGGGCCGGCGCCCGCTGCACCGTGGGTGGCCGGCCTGGTGTCGGCCGCGGTGCTGCTGGCGCTGTCGGTCACCGTCCCGACCCGGCCACTGGTCGCCGGTGCCGCGGTCACCGGTGTGCTGGCCGGTGCGGTGACGGCCGCCGAGGGCGGTCCGCCGGCCACCGCCGTCGTCGTCGGCGCCTCGATCGGCGTGGCGGTCGGGTTCTTCGTCACGGCCTTCCGATTCAGCGTCTGGATCCTCGACGTGGTCCTGGAGATGGAGCGCAGCCGCGCGGTGCAGGCGCAGCTCGCCGTCGCCGAGGAGCGGCTGCGCTTCGCCCGCGACCTGCACGACGTCATGGGCCGCAACCTCTCGGCGATCGCGGTGAAGAGCCAGCTGGCGGCCGAGCTGGTCCGTCGGGGGAGGGACGGCGCGGCCGAGGAGCTGGCGGACATCAGCCGGGTCGCCGAGGAGTCACTGCGGGAGGTGCGCGACGTCGTCCGCGGTTACCGGCGCACCGACCTGCCCGGCGAGCTGGCCGGCGCCCGGTCGGTGCTGCGCGCGGCCGGGGTGGGCGTCACGGTGACCGGCGAGGAGGACGCCGTGGCGCTGCCCGAGCCGGTGCAGGCGGCGCTGGGCTGGGTGGTGCGGGAGGCGGTGACCAACGTGCTGCGGCACAGCCGGGCGAGCTGGTGCAGCGTCGAGCTGCATGCGGTCGGCGGAGAGGCGGAGCTGCGGGTGGCCAACGACGGCGCCCGCGGCACGGAGACGACCTGGGGCAACGGGCTCACCGGCCTGGCCGAGCGGCTGGCGGCGGCCGGCGGCCGGCTGTCGGCAGGGCCGGACGGCGACCGGTTCGTGCTCGCCGCGACCGTCCCGGTGGGGGTGCCGGCGTGA
- a CDS encoding response regulator transcription factor — MIRVLLADDENLIRSALAALLALEEDLEVVAQAASGAEALAMARAHIPDVAVLDLQMPDRDGISVAGELATVLPGCAVVIVTGHGRAGHLKRALEAGVRGFLPKTVGAPVLTDVVRTVHRGGRYVDPELAAEAISAGDSPLTPREADVLELAAGGAPVEEIAARAHLSPGTVRNHLSAAAVKLGAPNRHAAVEAARRHGWI; from the coding sequence GTGATCCGGGTGCTGCTGGCCGACGACGAGAACCTGATCCGCTCGGCGCTCGCGGCGCTGCTCGCGCTGGAGGAGGACCTCGAGGTCGTGGCCCAGGCGGCCTCCGGCGCGGAGGCGCTGGCGATGGCGCGGGCGCACATCCCCGACGTCGCCGTCCTGGACCTGCAGATGCCCGACCGCGACGGCATATCCGTCGCCGGCGAGCTGGCCACCGTGCTGCCCGGCTGCGCAGTCGTGATCGTCACCGGGCACGGCCGGGCCGGGCACCTCAAGCGCGCGCTCGAGGCCGGCGTGCGCGGGTTCCTGCCCAAGACCGTGGGCGCGCCGGTGCTCACCGACGTCGTCCGCACCGTGCACCGCGGGGGCCGGTACGTGGACCCGGAGCTCGCCGCGGAGGCGATCAGCGCCGGGGACAGCCCGCTGACCCCGCGGGAGGCGGACGTCCTGGAGCTGGCGGCCGGCGGTGCGCCGGTCGAGGAGATCGCGGCCCGCGCCCACCTGTCCCCGGGGACGGTGCGCAACCACCTGTCGGCCGCGGCGGTGAAGCTGGGCGCGCCGAACCGGCACGCCGCCGTGGAGGCGGCCCGCCGGCACGGCTGGATCTAG